The following coding sequences are from one Virgibacillus necropolis window:
- a CDS encoding SRPBCC family protein, with the protein MDPPNKLAFTFKMPQFSELEDTITIEIQQLENGCEMNFTQNINVPHEEDWTAEDIQKAIVESKDGTEHGFSLMFDNLKAIVEGTV; encoded by the coding sequence ATGGATCCGCCGAACAAATTAGCTTTCACCTTTAAAATGCCTCAATTCAGTGAGTTAGAGGATACCATTACGATAGAAATTCAACAGCTTGAAAATGGTTGTGAGATGAACTTTACTCAAAATATTAATGTGCCCCATGAAGAAGATTGGACTGCCGAAGATATTCAAAAAGCAATTGTAGAATCTAAAGATGGGACTGAACACGGTTTTTCTCTCATGTTTGATAATCTAAAGGCTATTGTTGAGGGAACTGTCTAA
- a CDS encoding sugar O-acetyltransferase produces MDMKDFINFCKTGNPISGEDKELHGLLTQCSFEAQRITMELNTSYHSKEEIVEIFSELTGTKVDPSFMCFPPFYTDFGKNITIGKNVFFNTGCSFQDRGGISIGNGCLIGMNVTIATLNHGLSLETRNITYPSPVILGDNVWIGSSATILPGVTIGDNSVIAAGAVVTKDVPENTVVAGVPAKFIKKVSNNLK; encoded by the coding sequence ATGGATATGAAAGACTTTATAAATTTTTGTAAGACAGGCAATCCGATTTCAGGTGAGGACAAAGAACTACATGGGCTATTAACTCAGTGTAGTTTTGAAGCTCAAAGAATTACGATGGAATTGAATACCTCCTATCATTCTAAAGAGGAAATAGTAGAGATTTTTAGTGAACTGACCGGCACTAAAGTTGATCCATCTTTTATGTGTTTTCCGCCATTTTACACAGACTTCGGTAAAAATATCACGATTGGAAAAAACGTATTTTTTAATACAGGATGCTCTTTCCAGGATAGAGGCGGAATTAGTATAGGAAACGGCTGCTTGATCGGGATGAATGTCACGATTGCTACACTTAACCATGGTTTATCTTTAGAAACAAGAAACATAACTTATCCCTCTCCAGTTATACTTGGAGACAATGTATGGATTGGGTCAAGCGCAACAATACTGCCTGGTGTGACGATTGGAGATAATTCTGTTATTGCAGCAGGCGCAGTTGTCACTAAAGATGTCCCAGAGAATACTGTTGTTGCAGGTGTTCCAGCAAAATTTATAAAAAAAGTAAGTAATAATTTAAAGTAA
- a CDS encoding lysozyme inhibitor LprI family protein has product MRTDYTEKGSILMKNNHKFLMVMLTVVLVTLAACSNSSAESNAKSNNGSSDSSPPQNANGESLNKSSKDTGENKTKNSSEDTSDTQINEQEDSTENTYTDSNDEDSLKSSNSDSDIAMNKEEYLKKLNKMEEADKHAEAKTTIVEMEEQEAERYKKWDAELNEIYGILKEQLSTEQMDKFRKEQRDWIKHRDKAAKEASLKYKGGSTESLEYVATQGSLTRERCYELVAKYMK; this is encoded by the coding sequence ATGAGAACTGATTATACAGAGAAAGGTAGTATCTTAATGAAAAATAATCATAAATTCTTAATGGTAATGTTAACGGTAGTATTAGTTACATTGGCTGCATGCAGTAACTCATCTGCGGAGTCAAATGCTAAATCAAACAACGGGTCGTCAGATAGCAGTCCCCCGCAAAATGCAAATGGTGAATCCTTAAATAAAAGCTCAAAAGATACAGGTGAAAATAAAACGAAAAACTCTTCTGAAGATACGAGCGACACCCAGATAAATGAACAAGAAGACAGTACTGAGAATACATATACAGATTCAAATGATGAAGATTCATTGAAGTCTAGTAATAGTGACAGTGATATTGCTATGAATAAAGAAGAATATCTCAAGAAACTTAATAAAATGGAAGAAGCAGATAAGCACGCAGAGGCTAAAACAACAATAGTAGAGATGGAAGAACAAGAGGCAGAAAGATATAAAAAATGGGATGCTGAATTGAACGAAATTTACGGAATTTTAAAAGAACAGCTAAGTACAGAACAGATGGATAAATTTAGAAAAGAACAACGGGACTGGATAAAACATAGAGATAAAGCTGCTAAAGAAGCATCATTAAAGTATAAGGGCGGTTCGACGGAATCATTAGAGTATGTGGCTACACAAGGAAGTCTCACAAGAGAAAGATGCTATGAGTTAGTAGCAAAATATATGAAGTAA
- a CDS encoding GNAT family N-acetyltransferase, translating to MEYIFSEMSQQQAENIASNWHYEGKYSFYDFAADEEDLAELLNPQERGDKYYIVKKGNEEIGFFYFDNEGDFVEIGLGMKPELTGRGMGLDFFKAGLSYAISKYNPKEITLSVATFNERAIKVYKKTGFESIETFMQDTNGSRFEFLKMKYECTKQTASSC from the coding sequence ATGGAGTATATTTTTAGTGAAATGTCACAACAGCAAGCAGAAAATATTGCTTCAAACTGGCACTATGAAGGGAAATATTCTTTTTATGATTTTGCGGCTGATGAGGAGGATCTAGCTGAACTTTTGAATCCTCAAGAACGTGGAGATAAATATTATATAGTCAAAAAGGGTAATGAAGAAATCGGATTCTTTTATTTTGATAATGAAGGCGATTTCGTTGAGATTGGGTTGGGAATGAAACCTGAATTAACTGGAAGGGGTATGGGTTTAGATTTTTTTAAAGCTGGACTAAGTTATGCAATATCAAAATATAATCCCAAAGAAATAACGCTTTCGGTTGCCACTTTTAATGAGAGAGCCATAAAGGTCTACAAAAAAACAGGCTTTGAATCCATTGAGACCTTCATGCAAGATACAAATGGAAGTCGTTTTGAGTTTTTGAAGATGAAGTATGAATGCACAAAGCAAACAGCTTCAAGTTGTTAA